Within the bacterium genome, the region ATCATGCCACAATGATCAATACCGTCAGCCCCACCTATTCGCGTGAAATCAAAACCGCTGCCGGCGGAGTAAAACTGGAACGGCTTCTTCAATACAGGCATTTTGATGTGCATGGCATTCTGAATGGTCTTGATTACGATGTGTGGAATCCTGCAACCGATATGCATCTGGCGAAAAACTTCAATGTGGAAACATTGGACACGCGCATTCAAAACAAGCGCGAGCTGCAAAAAAAGCTCGGGTTGCCTGTTCAGGACCACATTCCCATGCTGTCCATCGTTTCCCGGCTGGATCATCAAAAAGGGTTTGACATAGCGGGAGGAGCGCTCCATGCGGTGTTGAACAATTTTCCAAACGAAGTGCAGTGCGTGGTGCTGGGAAGTGGTGCGCAACAGTACGAGGACATGTTCCGGAGCCTTGCCAGAACTCATCCGAATCAAATGACTGTAATCCTGCAATACGCAGCGGAGCTCGCTCCTTTGATCTACGCTGGAAGCGACATTTTCCTGATGCCTTCGCGTTTTGAGCCGTGCGGTCTTGGACAGATGATTGCGATGCGTTACGGTTGTGTTCCCGTTGTTCGCGCAACAGGCGGGCTCGCGGATACCGTTCAGGATGGCGTCACGGGTTTTACTTTTGATGATTTTTCCGTAGAAGATTTCTGGAATGCTTTGCGGCGCGCTCTCTATATCTATTTCAATGATTCGGAAAGTTGGAGAGCCATTCAAACTCATGGAATGAATATTGACTTTTCCTGGAAACACTCTGCCTACGGATATTGCCAGCTTTATGAATGGGCAATCGCTCGTGTACGTGGATATTAAACAAAGTAGCGCGGGCGTCTCGCCCGCATGAGTTTGTAGCGCGGGCGTCTCGCCCGCATGAGTTTGTAGCGCGGCGTCTCGCCCGCATGAGTTTGTAGCCAGCGGCTCGCTGGCAAGGAGAATACAAATGAAACGATTTGTACTGATCGCAACCGGATTTTTATTCCTCTCCTGTTTCTCTTTCGCCGAAGAGCGTCAATACGACATTGTGATCCGCAATGGCATGATCTATGACGGCAGTGGATCCCCGCCGGTCAAAGGTGATGTTGCTATGCAAGGAGATCAGATCGTTGCAGTTGGCAAAGTCTCAGGCAAAGGACGAACTGAAATTGACGCGAAGGGATTGGCGGTCGCACCTGGATTTATCAACATGCTCAGCTGGGCAACCGATTCCTTGATTGAAGACGGCCATTCTCAGAGTGAAATCCGGCAGGGAGTTACGCTCGAAGTCATGGGTGAAGGCTTTTCAATGGGACCGATGAACGATTCCATGAAAAAAGAAGCGAAGGAGAATCAATCCGACATCAAGTATGAAATCGAATGGACTACGCTCGGTGAATATCTCGACTTCCTTGTGAAGAAAGGAATTTCCACTAATGTTGCGTCCTTTGTAGGCGCTACTTCTGTGCGAGTTCATGAAGTCGGGTATGCGGATCGGCCACCGACAGCGGAAGAACTGGAACGAATAAAGAAGCTCGTTGCACAGGCGATGGAAGAAGGCGCGCTGGGAGTTGGTTCCTCCTTGATTTATGCTCCCGCGTTTTATGCGAAAACGGATGAGCTGATTGAACTTTGCAAAGTTGCCGGAAGCTACGGCGGAATGTACATCTCGCACATGCGAAGCGAAGCAAACAAACTGCTCGAAGCCGTGGATGAGCTGATCCGCATCTCGCGTGAAGCAAAATTGCCGGCAGAAATCTACCATCTGAAAGCGGGAGGAGAACCGAACTGGAAAAAAATGGATGAGGTGATCCGCAAAGTGGAAGCCGCGCGCACAGAAGGTTTGAAAATCACCGCGGATATGTACACGTATCCTGCCGGAGCCACCGGTCTCGATGCTTCAATGCCTCCCTGGGTTCAGGAAGGCGGGCACAAAAAGTGGGTGGAGCGATTGAAGGATCCCGCAACGCGTGAACGGGTAAGAAAGGAAATGTCTGAAAACGCGCAGGATTGGGAGAATCTTTTTTATCTTGCAGGTACTCCGGAGCGGATCATTCTGGTTGCATTCAAGAATGAAAAACTGAAGCCGCTCACTGGCAAGACGTTGGGGGAAGTCGCAAAGATGCGCGGTAAATCGGCGCAGGATACGGCAATGGATCTGGTCATTGAAGATGATAGCCGCGTAGGAACCGTGTATTTCCTGATGTCCGAAGAGAACATCAAAAAACAGATTGCCCTGCCCTGGCTCAGTTTTGGCTCCGACGAAGCTTCGCTGAAACCGGAAGGAAATTTCCTGAAATC harbors:
- a CDS encoding glycogen synthase; the protein is MIRRMTPLKILFLAAEVAPFAKRGGLADVCGSLPKALQGLGHEVFVVMPAYQSVEQAFQTGKWQLKLVPGELRVPTGAGLLRAAVLKGQLPGSEVPIYFIAEKNLFGRSEIYGHDDDAYRFCFFSRASLELISALNWRPDVVHCHDWHTAPALTWLTTTGQIDAFYRGIPTIYTIHNLAHQGRSVRSVLHYLGTGVEPLVEENWQHVNFMARGIYHATMINTVSPTYSREIKTAAGGVKLERLLQYRHFDVHGILNGLDYDVWNPATDMHLAKNFNVETLDTRIQNKRELQKKLGLPVQDHIPMLSIVSRLDHQKGFDIAGGALHAVLNNFPNEVQCVVLGSGAQQYEDMFRSLARTHPNQMTVILQYAAELAPLIYAGSDIFLMPSRFEPCGLGQMIAMRYGCVPVVRATGGLADTVQDGVTGFTFDDFSVEDFWNALRRALYIYFNDSESWRAIQTHGMNIDFSWKHSAYGYCQLYEWAIARVRGY
- a CDS encoding D-aminoacylase — encoded protein: MKRFVLIATGFLFLSCFSFAEERQYDIVIRNGMIYDGSGSPPVKGDVAMQGDQIVAVGKVSGKGRTEIDAKGLAVAPGFINMLSWATDSLIEDGHSQSEIRQGVTLEVMGEGFSMGPMNDSMKKEAKENQSDIKYEIEWTTLGEYLDFLVKKGISTNVASFVGATSVRVHEVGYADRPPTAEELERIKKLVAQAMEEGALGVGSSLIYAPAFYAKTDELIELCKVAGSYGGMYISHMRSEANKLLEAVDELIRISREAKLPAEIYHLKAGGEPNWKKMDEVIRKVEAARTEGLKITADMYTYPAGATGLDASMPPWVQEGGHKKWVERLKDPATRERVRKEMSENAQDWENLFYLAGTPERIILVAFKNEKLKPLTGKTLGEVAKMRGKSAQDTAMDLVIEDDSRVGTVYFLMSEENIKKQIALPWLSFGSDEASLKPEGNFLKSNPHPRAYGTFARLLGKYVREEKVIPLEEAIRKLTSLPAANLKLEKRGLLKEGYFADIAIFDPATIKDHATFEKPHQFSTGVHHVFVNGVQVLKNGEHTGATPGRVVRGPGWKKK